From the Gottschalkia purinilytica genome, one window contains:
- a CDS encoding sensor histidine kinase, translated as MRISLLKKVSKGFLATVIGSILIVSIISNFMIDKRFNQYLSQEHNKKIKKLRSLVEDLYNDDLQLSSDDLEQISRYSIMEEFYIEIRNSENQIIFTSGKSNLAHKKMMNSMMGRRHEDKLGEYIEEVLPLIRDNQKFGYMTIGYFGSFNLSKEDLGFKDTLNKSFIISVTAALIFGLIISYILSKQITNPLIKLTKVSNEMRKGDLNIRSEVKSNTIEIQELSNSINYLAETLQNQELLRRRLTSDMAHELRTPLATLQTHIEALIDGIWEPTSERLESCYEEVLRLTKLVTSLKDIDKLEQSNLYLNKEELNLTLEIKKIVETMKPLYKKKNIRLNFNEDNNIIALIDKDKLKQIMYNLLSNSLKYSNENSSVEVIVNKDEKDITIIVKDEGIGISKDDLPHVFERFYRGDKSRSKKTGGTGIGLTIVKTLVEVHKGKIEIESEPKKGTVVTIKIPINKKEL; from the coding sequence ATGAGAATTTCTTTGCTTAAAAAGGTATCTAAAGGTTTTCTTGCTACAGTTATAGGTTCTATATTAATAGTAAGCATAATTTCGAATTTTATGATAGATAAAAGATTTAATCAATATCTTTCTCAAGAGCATAATAAAAAGATAAAAAAACTTAGATCTTTAGTAGAAGACTTATATAATGATGACTTACAACTTTCTTCAGATGATTTAGAGCAAATATCTAGATATTCTATTATGGAAGAGTTCTATATAGAGATCAGAAATAGTGAAAATCAAATTATATTTACTTCTGGTAAATCTAACTTAGCTCATAAGAAGATGATGAATTCCATGATGGGAAGAAGACATGAAGATAAGTTAGGAGAGTATATTGAAGAAGTATTACCTTTAATAAGAGATAATCAGAAATTTGGATATATGACTATTGGTTATTTTGGAAGCTTTAATTTATCTAAAGAAGATCTTGGTTTTAAAGATACTTTAAATAAATCTTTTATTATTTCAGTTACAGCTGCCTTAATATTTGGACTTATAATTAGCTATATACTATCTAAACAAATTACAAATCCTCTTATAAAGCTTACAAAGGTTTCTAATGAAATGAGAAAAGGTGATTTAAACATACGCTCAGAGGTAAAATCTAATACTATAGAAATACAAGAGTTATCCAATTCTATAAATTATCTTGCAGAAACACTACAAAATCAAGAGTTATTAAGAAGAAGACTTACTTCTGATATGGCTCATGAACTCAGAACACCTCTTGCTACTTTACAAACACACATTGAAGCATTAATTGATGGAATATGGGAGCCTACTAGTGAAAGACTTGAAAGTTGTTACGAAGAGGTATTAAGACTTACAAAATTAGTAACTAGTTTGAAGGATATAGATAAGCTTGAACAATCGAATTTGTATTTAAATAAAGAAGAACTTAATTTAACTTTGGAAATAAAAAAAATAGTTGAAACTATGAAGCCACTATATAAAAAGAAAAATATCAGACTTAACTTTAATGAAGATAATAATATTATAGCTTTGATTGATAAAGATAAGTTGAAACAGATTATGTATAATCTGCTTTCAAATTCACTTAAATATTCTAATGAAAATAGTAGTGTTGAGGTAATAGTAAATAAAGACGAAAAAGATATAACCATAATAGTGAAAGATGAAGGAATAGGAATATCAAAAGATGATTTGCCACATGTGTTTGAAAGATTTTATCGTGGAGATAAATCAAGAAGTAAAAAAACAGGCGGTACTGGAATAGGACTTACTATAGTAAAGACTCTGGTAGAAGTACATAAAGGAAAGATAGAGATAGAAAGTGAACCGAAAAAAGGAACTGTTGTTACAATTAAAATACCTATAAATAAAAAAGAACTATAA